The Wansuia hejianensis genomic interval AAACAGCTGATGCGGGACTATGGGATTCCCGTACCGGAGAGTCATCTGATTACCTGTGAAAATGAGCCTGCGCCCATGGCTTATCCGTTCGTGCTGAAAGCCCAGGTGATGACAGGGGGCCGGGGGAAAGCAGGCGGAGTCAAGGTCTGCCGGGACGAGGCGGACTACAGGAAATATTCCCATGATATTTTGAACATGGAGATTAAGGGGCACAAGGTACACGGCCTTCTGGCCGAACAAATGATGAAGGCAGAAAAAGAGCTGTATCTGTCCATCACCCTGCAGGGAGTGGCGAAGCCGACTTTGATCGCCAGCCGGATGGGAGGCATGGACATTGAGGCGGTATCCCGTGAGAATCCGGAGGAAATTATCCGGATGGAAATCGATCCCTTTACGGGCCTGAAGGGATATCAGTTGAAGTATCTGGCAAAAAGGCTTCGGGTAGAAGACGAGAAGGATCTGTGTTCCATGGTACAGAAGGTACAGCATGCATTTTTCCAGGCGGGCGCCCTTCTGGTGGAAATCAATCCCCTGGGGCTGGTGGACGGAAAGCTGGTGGCCATGGATTCTAAATTTGTCATCGACGGCAACGCCCGCCATATGCGGGCAAAA includes:
- a CDS encoding ATP-grasp domain-containing protein, which gives rise to MNLFEYEGKQLMRDYGIPVPESHLITCENEPAPMAYPFVLKAQVMTGGRGKAGGVKVCRDEADYRKYSHDILNMEIKGHKVHGLLAEQMMKAEKELYLSITLQGVAKPTLIASRMGGMDIEAVSRENPEEIIRMEIDPFTGLKGYQLKYLAKRLRVEDEKDLCSMVQKVQHAFFQAGALLVEINPLGLVDGKLVAMDSKFVIDGNARHMRAKMEELESGRQNLHAYKAPEKEATTITYVPLDGDLGLISDGAGTGMLTLDLLNDAGGHVASFCELGGMTSAEVMYRAMDLTLTGHPEVKGVIIVLIGGFNRMDNMACGITRYVEEHDVKIPIFTRMCGTMEEVGLETMKKAGMPTYSILTDTVKEFVEQVEGGAEKCQS